Part of the bacterium genome is shown below.
TTTTGTTTTTTTCCGCACGGTCTTTCCAGCCGTTTTAGTATATCGCTGTTTAAACTTTTCCACCCTCCCTGCTGTATCGACCAATTTTTGTTTACCTGTAAAAAATGGATGGCAAGCAGAACAGATCTCCACACGAATATCCTTCACTGTTGAGCGAGTATGGATCACATTTCCGCAGGCACAAGTAATTGTGGTTTCAAAATATTTAGGATGTATTTTCTCTTTCATCTCCGTTTTCTCCTCTCTAAGATCTGTTCCTTAAACCCCTTCCTTTCGGGAGGACTCCAAAAAATTCTGATACTTTAAAATCAGTTCCACCTTTAACTATAATAAACTAAGTTATTTCTGTCAAACTACTTTTTCTTCTTATGACGCATCTTTCTCAGGAACTTTTTCCGCTTGTGAGTACGAATCTTCTGCAATTTGCGTCTTCTCCCTTTAGGCATTTTCTTATCTCCTTTCAATCAGCTTATGC
Proteins encoded:
- the rpmE gene encoding 50S ribosomal protein L31, with the protein product MKEKIHPKYFETTITCACGNVIHTRSTVKDIRVEICSACHPFFTGKQKLVDTAGRVEKFKQRYTKTAGKTVRKKTKIKKTPSKKKSKKKPA